In Ectothiorhodospira sp. BSL-9, a single window of DNA contains:
- the glk gene encoding glucokinase: MKILAGDIGGTKTLLMLADVSDGRLTALARERYASADYPDLAPMVRAFLSDAGLPRDDIDAACFALAGPVVHQQGVDRARLTNLPWELESTRLAQDLGIPRVALLNDFEGIGHSLDDLPAEALHSLQTGQADPAGVRLVVGAGTGLGVCIVPPGQPLRVLPTESGHANFAPADARQARLWQYVTDQEGCCTREHLLSGRGLGRIARFLVAQGQTPGESLGPALEGDDPAPVISQLALEGSDPVAVEVVALFLAVYGGQTGDLALGCLPFGGVFIAGGIAPRLLPQMHEGSFIEAFCHKPPMTHLLERMPVQVIGDTDAGLLGAARHAASLCPQSDRTA; encoded by the coding sequence ATGAAGATCCTGGCAGGCGACATCGGTGGTACCAAAACGCTGCTGATGCTGGCTGATGTTTCCGATGGTCGGCTGACAGCGCTGGCGCGGGAGCGCTACGCCAGTGCCGATTACCCGGACCTTGCCCCCATGGTGCGGGCCTTCCTGAGTGATGCCGGGCTTCCCCGCGATGATATCGATGCCGCCTGCTTTGCCCTGGCCGGGCCTGTGGTTCACCAGCAGGGTGTGGACCGTGCACGACTCACCAACCTGCCCTGGGAGCTGGAGTCGACCCGCCTGGCACAGGATCTTGGTATCCCCCGGGTGGCCCTGCTCAATGATTTCGAAGGCATCGGCCACAGCCTGGACGACCTGCCCGCGGAAGCACTGCATTCACTGCAAACCGGCCAGGCCGACCCGGCGGGTGTGCGCCTGGTGGTGGGTGCCGGGACGGGCCTGGGTGTGTGCATCGTGCCACCGGGGCAACCGTTGCGAGTGTTGCCCACGGAGAGCGGGCATGCGAATTTCGCGCCGGCCGATGCCCGCCAGGCGCGTTTGTGGCAGTACGTGACCGACCAGGAAGGATGCTGCACCCGGGAACACCTGCTCAGCGGCCGGGGGCTGGGGCGTATCGCCCGCTTCCTGGTGGCCCAGGGACAGACGCCGGGCGAGAGCCTGGGGCCGGCCCTGGAGGGAGACGACCCCGCCCCCGTCATTTCGCAACTGGCCCTGGAAGGCAGCGATCCCGTGGCAGTGGAGGTGGTGGCGCTGTTTCTGGCCGTCTACGGCGGACAGACCGGGGACCTGGCCCTGGGTTGCCTGCCCTTTGGAGGCGTGTTCATCGCTGGCGGCATCGCCCCGCGACTGCTGCCGCAGATGCACGAAGGCAGTTTCATTGAGGCCTTTTGCCACAAGCCCCCCATGACCCACCTTCTGGAACGCATGCCGGTCCAGGTGATCGGCGACACCGACGCTGGCCTGCTGGGTGCCGCGCGACACGCCGCCAGCTTGTGTCCTCAATCGGACAGGACGGCCTGA
- the tal gene encoding transaldolase produces the protein MGEHNPLLRLRELGQSIWYDYIRKDLMESGELARLIREDGLGGLTSNPAIFDKAITGSDLYDDGIRQALAADPDMSTPALFYRLAIEDLQAAADAFRGTHEQTQGQDGFVSLEVSPDLAFDTEGTVREALDLAAQVDRPNLMIKVPGTLPGLGAIEQLTAQGINVNVTLLFAVARYEAVLEAYIKGLEARVEQGLPVDRMASVASFFVSRVDSALDDMLEERIREGRPVEHMQGRLAIANAKLAYAHFLQVTQSERWQRLKAAGARPQRLLWASTGTKNPAYSDVLYVESLIGADTVNTLPPATYDAFRDHGKAEPALEKDLEQSRALIQGLPDLGIDLESVTDRLESEGIEAFAKAFDHLMQGLEDKRARLTA, from the coding sequence ATGGGTGAACATAATCCGCTGCTGCGTTTGCGCGAACTGGGCCAGAGCATCTGGTACGACTATATTCGCAAGGACCTGATGGAATCCGGCGAGCTGGCCCGACTCATCCGTGAGGATGGACTGGGGGGGCTGACCTCCAACCCCGCCATCTTCGACAAGGCCATCACCGGCAGCGATCTCTATGATGATGGCATCCGCCAGGCCCTGGCGGCAGACCCGGACATGAGCACCCCTGCCCTGTTCTATCGCCTGGCCATCGAGGATCTCCAGGCCGCCGCTGACGCCTTCCGTGGCACCCATGAGCAGACGCAAGGCCAGGATGGCTTCGTCAGCCTGGAAGTCTCCCCGGACCTGGCCTTCGATACCGAAGGCACGGTGCGCGAGGCCCTGGATCTGGCCGCTCAGGTGGATCGCCCCAACCTCATGATCAAGGTGCCCGGCACCCTGCCAGGCCTGGGTGCCATCGAGCAGCTCACCGCTCAGGGCATCAACGTGAACGTGACCCTGCTGTTCGCGGTGGCCCGTTACGAGGCCGTGCTGGAGGCCTACATCAAGGGCCTGGAGGCCCGCGTGGAGCAAGGGCTACCCGTGGATCGCATGGCCTCGGTGGCCAGCTTCTTCGTCAGCCGGGTGGACTCCGCCCTGGACGACATGCTGGAAGAGCGCATCCGCGAGGGCCGACCCGTGGAACACATGCAGGGCCGCCTGGCCATTGCCAACGCCAAGCTGGCCTATGCCCATTTCCTGCAGGTCACACAGAGCGAGCGCTGGCAACGCCTCAAGGCCGCCGGCGCCCGTCCCCAGCGCCTGCTGTGGGCCAGCACCGGCACCAAGAACCCCGCCTACAGCGACGTCCTCTATGTGGAATCCCTGATCGGCGCAGACACGGTGAACACCCTGCCCCCGGCCACCTACGACGCCTTCCGCGACCACGGCAAGGCCGAGCCTGCGCTGGAGAAGGACCTGGAACAGTCCCGGGCCCTGATCCAGGGCCTGCCCGACCTGGGCATCGACCTGGAGAGCGTAACCGACCGCCTGGAAAGCGAAGGCATCGAGGCCTTCGCCAAGGCCTTCGACCACCTCATGCAGGGCCTGGAAGACAAACGCGCCCGCCTGACCGCCTGA
- the rsmA gene encoding 16S rRNA (adenine(1518)-N(6)/adenine(1519)-N(6))-dimethyltransferase RsmA: MNHAPRKRFGQHFLHDPGVIQRIVGAIAPRPDDTLVEIGPGLGAITGPLLERLDHLHVVELDRDLIPHLHTLGPPGAMTVHEADALRFSLDTIPGPRPLRVVGNLPYNISTPLIFHLLDQSVQIRDMHFLLQKEVVERLTAAPGTSAYGRLGIMVQYRCRAEPLFHVGPGAFRPPPRVDSAVVRLTPYETLPCPAQDEPLLARLVHQAFTRRRKTLRNALQGLALPEQIEAAGIDPVQRPETLSVEAFVRIADIVADTV, from the coding sequence TTGAATCATGCCCCCCGCAAACGCTTTGGTCAGCACTTTCTGCATGACCCAGGCGTCATCCAACGTATTGTCGGCGCCATCGCGCCGCGCCCGGACGACACCCTGGTGGAGATCGGCCCCGGCCTGGGGGCCATCACCGGCCCCCTGCTGGAGCGCCTCGACCATCTGCATGTGGTGGAGCTGGACCGGGACCTGATCCCGCACCTGCATACCCTGGGTCCACCCGGCGCCATGACCGTGCATGAGGCGGATGCCCTGCGCTTTTCACTGGACACCATCCCTGGACCACGCCCCCTGCGGGTGGTGGGTAACCTGCCCTACAACATCTCCACGCCACTGATCTTTCATCTGCTGGATCAGTCCGTGCAGATCCGCGACATGCACTTCCTGCTGCAAAAGGAGGTGGTGGAGCGTCTGACCGCCGCCCCGGGTACCTCTGCCTATGGCCGCCTGGGCATCATGGTGCAATACCGCTGCCGCGCCGAGCCGCTCTTCCATGTGGGCCCTGGCGCCTTTCGGCCCCCACCCCGGGTGGACTCTGCCGTGGTACGCCTGACCCCCTACGAGACCCTGCCCTGCCCGGCGCAGGACGAACCGCTGCTGGCGCGCCTGGTACACCAGGCCTTCACCCGACGCCGCAAGACCCTGCGCAACGCCCTGCAGGGACTGGCCCTGCCGGAGCAGATCGAGGCAGCGGGCATCGACCCGGTACAAAGGCCCGAGACCCTGTCGGTGGAGGCCTTCGTGCGCATCGCGGACATCGTGGCTGATACGGTCTGA
- a CDS encoding DUF4156 domain-containing protein: MNRAPRLIAVTLMGAALLTTGCTFVKLTPEAQETRVVPADRVADCERLGSTTASMAERIGFLKRPPERIEQELEHAARNAAADMGGDTVVPRGEIADGKRTYDVYRCLR; the protein is encoded by the coding sequence ATGAACCGCGCCCCGCGCCTGATTGCCGTCACCCTCATGGGTGCCGCCCTGCTCACCACCGGTTGCACCTTCGTGAAACTCACCCCCGAGGCCCAGGAGACCCGCGTTGTCCCCGCCGACCGGGTAGCCGACTGCGAACGCCTGGGCAGCACCACCGCCTCCATGGCCGAGCGTATCGGCTTCCTCAAGCGCCCGCCCGAGCGCATCGAGCAGGAACTGGAGCACGCCGCCCGCAATGCCGCCGCCGACATGGGCGGTGACACGGTCGTGCCACGCGGCGAAATCGCCGACGGCAAACGCACCTACGACGTCTACCGCTGCCTGCGCTGA
- the pdxA gene encoding 4-hydroxythreonine-4-phosphate dehydrogenase PdxA, translating to MSPAKPIPRIAITPGEPAGIGPDLVAMLSREPCSAQRVVLGDPQVLLDRAEQLGIHLTLTPLDPEQPPQPSAAGQLHLWKGCTVAEPVIPGTLNPANARYVLDTLTQAADGCLEGVFDALVTGPVHKGVINEAGIPFTGHTEFLAERCQASMPVMMLTAGTLRVALVTTHLPLSRVAQAITTERLETVLRVLHADLRNKFALETPRILVCGLNPHAGEGGHLGDEEIRVITPVLERLRGEGMELTGPLPADTLFTERHLRHADAVLAMYHDQGLPVLKHAGFGGAVNITLGLPIIRTSVDHGTALDLAGTGRAEGGSLHEALATAIQMAHARHGNAPP from the coding sequence ATGAGCCCGGCCAAGCCGATTCCCCGCATCGCCATCACGCCCGGCGAGCCTGCAGGGATCGGTCCCGACCTGGTGGCCATGCTCAGCCGGGAGCCCTGCTCCGCGCAGCGGGTGGTGCTGGGCGATCCACAGGTTCTGCTGGATCGGGCCGAGCAGCTGGGGATACACCTCACACTCACCCCGCTGGACCCTGAACAGCCCCCCCAGCCCAGCGCGGCGGGACAACTGCACCTGTGGAAGGGCTGCACCGTGGCCGAACCGGTGATCCCCGGCACACTGAACCCGGCCAACGCCCGGTACGTGCTGGACACCCTCACCCAGGCCGCAGATGGCTGCCTTGAGGGGGTGTTTGATGCGCTGGTCACCGGCCCGGTGCACAAGGGCGTCATCAACGAGGCAGGCATCCCCTTCACCGGCCACACCGAATTCCTGGCCGAGCGCTGCCAGGCCTCCATGCCCGTCATGATGCTCACCGCCGGGACGCTGCGGGTGGCCTTGGTCACCACCCACCTGCCGCTGTCCCGGGTGGCCCAGGCCATCACCACCGAGCGCCTGGAAACGGTACTGCGGGTGCTGCACGCGGATCTCAGGAATAAATTCGCCCTGGAGACGCCGCGCATCCTGGTCTGCGGCCTCAACCCCCATGCCGGCGAAGGCGGGCACCTGGGGGATGAGGAGATCCGCGTGATCACACCGGTGCTGGAGCGCCTGCGTGGCGAGGGCATGGAACTGACCGGGCCCCTGCCAGCCGACACCCTGTTCACTGAGCGGCACCTGCGTCATGCCGATGCAGTACTGGCCATGTATCATGATCAGGGCCTGCCGGTGCTCAAGCATGCCGGTTTCGGGGGTGCCGTGAACATCACCCTGGGCCTGCCCATCATCCGCACCTCCGTGGACCATGGCACGGCGCTGGATCTGGCCGGTACCGGCCGGGCAGAGGGGGGCAGCCTGCATGAGGCCCTGGCCACCGCCATTCAGATGGCCCACGCCCGTCACGGCAACGCACCGCCGTAG
- a CDS encoding peptidylprolyl isomerase, giving the protein MKTIISILLAGLMAAGGAALAQDGRNHPGVVPLDEDGRLLDRIVAVAEEDVIMHSELLERIQTIQRQLAARDDGQAPPANALVRPVLDRLVLERLQLQEARRIGIRIDDISLNNAIENIARENGMTLAQFRDRLVADGIDFRAFREQIRDEMAIAQLHRRQVDSRIQVSEQEIDDLIASESGAIDRDVEYRLLHLLVSLPEGATPEQIRETRQRAERIREEAAEGADFTELALRESQGQQALEGGDLGWRNANQVPTLFSRHVVLMREGDVSEVIRSPSGFHIVKLADRRAGSRSLVQQTRVRHILISPSEVVSDREAHDRIRSLRNRIKDGADFAELARAHSDDRGSALRGGDLGWTDPGDMVPQFEQAMERAEPGSVSEPFRTRFGWHILQVEDRRSHDSSRELMRSQAREIIRDRKRDDELEVWLRRLRDESYVEMRLDNVAAVDRGLNRQAR; this is encoded by the coding sequence ATGAAGACGATTATTAGCATCCTGCTCGCCGGGCTCATGGCTGCCGGAGGCGCGGCCCTGGCCCAGGATGGCCGCAACCACCCCGGGGTGGTGCCGCTGGACGAGGACGGCCGCCTTCTGGACCGCATCGTCGCTGTCGCGGAAGAGGATGTGATCATGCACAGCGAACTGCTTGAGCGCATCCAGACCATCCAGCGGCAACTGGCCGCCCGGGACGACGGCCAGGCCCCACCGGCCAATGCCCTGGTGCGCCCGGTGCTGGACCGGCTGGTGCTGGAGCGCCTGCAGCTGCAGGAGGCACGTCGCATCGGTATCCGCATCGATGACATCAGCCTGAACAACGCCATTGAGAACATCGCCCGGGAAAACGGCATGACCCTGGCCCAGTTCCGCGACCGCCTGGTGGCCGATGGCATCGATTTTCGCGCCTTCCGGGAACAGATCCGCGACGAGATGGCCATCGCCCAATTGCACCGGCGACAGGTGGACAGCCGTATCCAGGTGAGCGAACAGGAGATCGACGACCTGATCGCCAGTGAGAGCGGCGCCATCGACCGGGATGTGGAATACCGGCTACTGCATCTGCTGGTCTCACTGCCCGAGGGGGCCACCCCGGAACAGATCCGCGAGACCCGGCAGCGGGCCGAACGCATCCGCGAAGAGGCCGCCGAGGGGGCCGACTTCACGGAACTGGCCCTGCGTGAATCCCAGGGACAACAAGCGCTGGAAGGCGGGGACCTGGGCTGGCGCAATGCCAACCAGGTGCCCACCCTGTTCTCCCGGCACGTGGTGCTCATGCGGGAGGGAGATGTGAGCGAGGTCATCCGATCCCCCTCGGGCTTTCATATCGTCAAGCTGGCCGACCGGCGCGCCGGCAGCCGCAGCCTGGTCCAGCAGACCCGGGTACGCCATATCCTGATCAGCCCCAGCGAGGTGGTCAGCGACCGGGAGGCCCACGACCGCATTCGCTCCCTGCGTAACCGCATCAAGGATGGGGCCGATTTTGCCGAACTGGCGCGGGCCCATTCCGATGATCGCGGCAGTGCCCTGCGAGGCGGCGACCTGGGCTGGACCGACCCCGGCGACATGGTGCCCCAGTTTGAACAGGCCATGGAGCGTGCCGAGCCCGGCTCGGTGAGCGAGCCCTTCCGCACCCGCTTTGGCTGGCACATCCTCCAGGTGGAGGACCGTCGCAGCCATGACAGCTCCCGGGAATTGATGCGTTCCCAGGCCCGGGAGATCATTCGCGACCGCAAGCGGGATGACGAGCTGGAAGTCTGGCTGCGCCGCCTGCGGGACGAATCCTACGTGGAGATGCGCCTGGACAATGTGGCGGCGGTGGATCGTGGACTGAACCGGCAGGCCCGCTGA
- a CDS encoding LPS-assembly protein LptD, translating into MIGLATVYRHAPSFILLACVAITPALADEWALCDYHPPAPDIPHPDDGRLRFEADQAFLDREGVSRLEGNVEVFEGTRTFTADRFEYEQARNYLEAMGNVTFEDKAGLSFDSSAGHLYLESERGRFEDVEYFFRPRHARGKASTIEPRGPDRFRLSNASYTTCDPGRQDWQLTASRVDLNQDTGRGTARNVLLRFHHVPLLYTPWINFPIDDRRQTGLLLPSIGNADSTGLDVEIPYYFNLAPNRDAILAPRYLGRRGTMLGAQYRHMSGSSLGRFDMEYLPDDDVYGDDRSWFTWDQEWRPTSRLSLHTRGTDVSDADYLSDFGSSLDDTSTTHLERRADLSYQASNWNLLARVEDYQTVDDNIVGPDRPYKRLPQLLYRGHWPQATQGLDLGMRAEWVSFDRRDSVTGQRTDIMPEASLPLQGAAWFLTPRVRYRLTHYDLEGQPSGADSQLQRDLPIASVDGGLFFDRPMGGERFQTLEPRIFYRYTPYRNQDDIPRFDTSEYGFSFDQLFRDESFSGPDRVANANQLTTALTSRVVEADSGIERFRVSLGQIQYFDDRRVRLRPEDAARTQDSSSIVAEAAWRPDRYWNVRGTTQWDPHREQTERRTAQLQYREDGNRVVNLGYRFQEDRLEQTDLSFAWPLSKRWDAVGRWAYSLEDHRDLEILAGLEYNTCCWGARVVARRYLTDGVQGEYNEGIYFQLILKGLGSLGTGLGELLSEGILGYEDDY; encoded by the coding sequence ATGATCGGACTCGCCACCGTGTACCGACACGCCCCCTCCTTCATATTGCTTGCCTGTGTCGCCATCACCCCCGCCCTGGCGGATGAATGGGCCCTGTGCGACTACCACCCGCCCGCCCCTGACATCCCCCACCCCGATGATGGTCGACTGCGATTCGAGGCCGATCAGGCCTTTCTGGATCGCGAGGGGGTCTCGCGTCTGGAGGGGAATGTGGAGGTCTTCGAGGGCACGCGTACCTTCACCGCCGATCGCTTCGAGTACGAGCAGGCCCGGAATTATCTGGAGGCCATGGGCAACGTCACCTTCGAGGACAAGGCGGGCCTGAGTTTCGACAGCAGCGCCGGGCACCTTTATCTGGAATCCGAAAGGGGCCGCTTTGAGGATGTGGAATACTTCTTCCGCCCCCGGCACGCCCGAGGCAAGGCGAGCACCATCGAACCACGCGGACCTGACCGGTTCCGCCTCAGCAACGCCAGCTACACCACCTGCGACCCGGGCCGCCAGGACTGGCAGCTCACCGCCAGCCGGGTGGACCTGAACCAGGACACAGGCCGGGGCACGGCCCGCAACGTGTTACTGCGCTTTCACCATGTGCCCCTGCTGTACACCCCCTGGATCAACTTCCCCATCGACGATCGGCGTCAGACAGGGTTGCTGCTGCCCAGTATCGGTAATGCCGACTCCACCGGTCTGGACGTGGAGATTCCCTACTACTTCAACCTGGCCCCCAACCGGGACGCCATCCTGGCCCCCCGTTACCTGGGCCGTCGAGGCACCATGCTGGGCGCCCAGTACCGACATATGTCGGGTAGCTCCCTGGGGCGCTTCGATATGGAATACCTCCCGGATGACGATGTGTACGGGGACGACCGCAGCTGGTTCACCTGGGATCAGGAATGGCGCCCCACGTCCCGGCTCAGTCTGCACACCCGGGGAACGGATGTGTCCGATGCGGATTACCTGTCGGATTTCGGAAGCTCCCTGGATGACACCAGCACCACCCACCTGGAGCGGCGCGCCGACCTGAGCTATCAGGCCAGCAACTGGAACCTGCTGGCCCGGGTAGAGGATTACCAGACCGTGGACGACAACATTGTCGGCCCCGACCGGCCTTACAAACGCCTGCCGCAACTCCTGTACCGTGGGCACTGGCCTCAGGCCACCCAGGGGCTCGACCTGGGCATGCGTGCTGAATGGGTGAGCTTTGACCGGCGCGACAGTGTGACCGGTCAGCGCACCGACATCATGCCCGAGGCCAGTCTGCCCCTGCAGGGAGCGGCCTGGTTTCTGACCCCCCGCGTGCGGTATCGTCTCACCCACTACGACCTGGAAGGACAGCCATCAGGTGCCGACAGTCAGTTGCAGAGGGACTTGCCCATCGCCAGCGTGGACGGGGGGCTGTTTTTCGATCGCCCCATGGGCGGGGAGCGTTTCCAGACCCTGGAGCCGCGGATCTTCTACCGCTACACCCCTTACCGGAACCAGGACGACATCCCCCGGTTCGACACCTCGGAGTACGGTTTCAGCTTTGACCAGTTGTTCCGCGACGAAAGCTTCAGCGGCCCGGACCGGGTGGCCAATGCCAACCAACTCACCACGGCCCTCACCAGCCGGGTGGTGGAAGCGGACAGCGGTATTGAACGCTTCCGGGTAAGCCTGGGACAGATCCAGTATTTCGACGATCGCCGCGTGCGCCTGCGCCCGGAGGATGCGGCCCGCACCCAGGACAGCTCGTCCATCGTGGCAGAGGCAGCCTGGCGACCGGATCGCTACTGGAACGTGCGTGGCACGACCCAATGGGACCCGCATCGGGAACAAACCGAGCGCCGTACGGCTCAACTGCAATACCGGGAAGATGGCAACCGGGTGGTCAACCTGGGCTATCGGTTCCAGGAGGACCGCCTGGAACAGACCGATCTCTCCTTCGCCTGGCCCCTGTCCAAGCGTTGGGATGCGGTGGGACGATGGGCTTACAGCCTGGAAGATCATCGGGATCTGGAGATCCTGGCGGGTCTGGAGTACAACACCTGCTGCTGGGGTGCCCGGGTGGTGGCCCGACGTTACCTGACCGATGGCGTCCAGGGCGAATACAATGAAGGCATCTACTTTCAACTGATCCTCAAGGGTCTGGGCAGCCTGGGCACCGGGCTGGGAGAACTCCTGAGTGAAGGCATACTGGGTTATGAAGACGATTATTAG
- a CDS encoding adenylate kinase: MRIVLLGAPGSGKGTQSKLIMERYKVPQISTGDLLRAAVSAGTPLGQQAKAAMDAGELVTDDVVLGMIRERLAMPDTQRGYILDGFPRNLNQAGSLDEMLGDLGQPLDAAVLIHVDFESLMQRLTGRLTCASCGAVFNSYTHPPRQEGICDLCGGELKHRSDDNEETIGSRLKVYQAQTEPLVEYYGDKSLLHTVKGEGEIEDIFKEVSKVLESVGGPKA, from the coding sequence ATGCGTATCGTCCTGTTGGGGGCTCCCGGTTCCGGCAAGGGAACCCAGTCCAAACTGATCATGGAACGTTACAAGGTCCCGCAGATCTCCACGGGTGACCTGTTGCGCGCCGCAGTATCCGCAGGCACACCTCTGGGTCAGCAGGCCAAGGCCGCCATGGACGCCGGCGAGCTGGTCACAGACGACGTGGTACTGGGCATGATCCGCGAGCGGCTGGCCATGCCGGACACCCAGCGCGGTTACATCCTGGACGGCTTCCCCCGCAACCTCAATCAGGCCGGCAGCCTGGACGAGATGCTCGGCGATCTGGGCCAGCCCCTGGATGCCGCCGTGCTGATCCACGTGGACTTCGAGAGCCTGATGCAGCGCCTCACCGGTCGCCTCACCTGCGCCTCCTGCGGCGCCGTGTTCAACAGCTACACGCATCCCCCCCGCCAGGAAGGCATCTGCGATCTGTGCGGCGGTGAACTCAAGCACCGGTCCGATGACAACGAAGAGACCATCGGCAGCCGCCTCAAGGTCTATCAGGCCCAGACCGAGCCCCTGGTGGAATACTACGGGGACAAGAGCCTCCTGCACACCGTGAAGGGTGAGGGCGAGATCGAGGACATCTTCAAGGAAGTGTCCAAGGTGCTCGAGTCCGTGGGTGGCCCGAAGGCCTGA
- the ppa gene encoding inorganic diphosphatase — translation MNIDNIPAGKDLPNDVNVIIEIPAQASPVKYEVDKDSGALVVDRFMATPMFYPCNYGFIPHTLSDDGDPVDVLVLTPHPLLSGSVIRSRPVGMLKMTDEAGEDAKLLAVPVSKLYPEYDRIQGPDDVSPLLLDQIKHFFEHYKELEPNKWVKVEGWEGVDAARAEIESSVKRFQQKG, via the coding sequence ATGAATATAGACAATATTCCCGCCGGCAAGGACCTGCCCAACGATGTGAATGTGATCATCGAGATCCCGGCCCAGGCCTCGCCGGTCAAATATGAAGTGGACAAGGACAGTGGCGCCCTGGTGGTGGATCGCTTCATGGCCACGCCCATGTTCTATCCCTGCAACTATGGTTTCATCCCTCACACCCTCTCCGATGACGGCGACCCGGTGGACGTGCTGGTCCTGACCCCGCATCCGCTGCTCAGCGGCAGCGTCATCCGCTCCCGCCCCGTGGGCATGCTCAAGATGACCGACGAGGCGGGTGAAGACGCCAAGCTGCTGGCCGTGCCCGTGTCCAAGCTCTATCCTGAGTATGATCGCATTCAGGGGCCCGACGATGTGTCGCCGTTGCTGCTGGACCAGATCAAGCATTTCTTTGAGCATTACAAGGAACTGGAACCCAACAAATGGGTCAAGGTGGAAGGCTGGGAAGGTGTCGATGCCGCCCGCGCGGAGATCGAATCCTCCGTCAAGCGCTTCCAGCAGAAGGGCTGA